GAACTTGCCTGTCTTCCATGTCTTGTCCGCATGGCTATAGAAGCCGCCGAAAGAGCTACTGATGATTCCGTTCTGCAGAAGAATATTCTGCGTCGGTGTCTTGCATTCATGTCAGAAACGGATTTCGACAAAACTCCGCCCGAACTGGCACAGGGTATTTCTTCTATTGTATCCTCATTGACCGGCGTAGAAGATTTTTATCAGGACACAAAAGCGGCTCATACAAAAAAAGCTCTTCATATGCTTCCTGAAATGGAAAGGATTATCTCGGAATCGAAGGATCCTTTCATTGCCGGTCTCAGGCTGGCAATAGCGGGAAATATTATTGATCTCGGAGTTAAAAACGTCATCTCTGAAGAGGAGATCATGCATACTCTCGTGGAAGCAATGAACAATCCTCTCTCAGGAGTAGACCCGGAGCAGTTCCGGAGGGAAGTGTTCGATGCCGGGAGGATTCTGTACCTTGCTGACAACGCCGGAGAAACTGTTTTTGACAGGGTCTTCATTGAGCAGCTACCAAAAGGGAAGGTTACAGTGGCCGTAAGGGGCGCTCCCGCGATTAATGATGCTACTCTCAAGGATGCTTTAGATGCCGGGCTTGATCAGGTGGCGGAAATTATAGAAAACGGTTCAGGCGCGCCTGCCACTGTCCTGAGGGATTGTTCCCCTGAATTC
This is a stretch of genomic DNA from Candidatus Aegiribacteria sp.. It encodes these proteins:
- a CDS encoding ARMT1-like domain-containing protein; protein product: MKAELACLPCLVRMAIEAAERATDDSVLQKNILRRCLAFMSETDFDKTPPELAQGISSIVSSLTGVEDFYQDTKAAHTKKALHMLPEMERIISESKDPFIAGLRLAIAGNIIDLGVKNVISEEEIMHTLVEAMNNPLSGVDPEQFRREVFDAGRILYLADNAGETVFDRVFIEQLPKGKVTVAVRGAPAINDATLKDALDAGLDQVAEIIENGSGAPATVLRDCSPEFREIFRKADLIISKGQGNFESLSSVKANIYFLFRVKCDLVEYHTGFPVGSLVLMKTAENE